From Etheostoma spectabile isolate EspeVRDwgs_2016 chromosome 8, UIUC_Espe_1.0, whole genome shotgun sequence, a single genomic window includes:
- the ucmab gene encoding putative cartilage matrix-associated protein translates to MSGTYATLLGLLAVLLALSLSPEADTAAVPNSTGRAKDPQGPLKKIFMKEADASNFFRRRSRRASKSQDEINAEQRQILAADERKREFHEEKRNEFESYAEEEHDEQDEKTRESSEQWREFHYDGMHPPHHQST, encoded by the exons ATGTCCGGGACGTATGCAACCCTTCTGGGTCTCCTCGCTGTGCTTCTGGCACTTTCCT TGTCTCCAGAGGCAGACACTGCAGCTGTGCCCAACAGCACAGGCAGAGCTAAAGATCCACAAG GTCCACTGAAGAAGATCTTCATGAAGGAGGCAGATGCATCAAACTTCTTCAGAAGACGCAGCAGACGGGCCTCAAAGTCTCAGGATGAGATTAACG CTGAGCAGAGGCAGATTCTGGCTGCAGATGAACGAAAGAGAGAGTTCCACGAGGAGAAGAGGAACGAGTTTGAGAGTTATGCTGAAGAGGAGCATGATG AACAAGACGAGAAGACCAGAGAGAGCAGCGAGCAGTGGAGGGAGTTTCACTACGATGGGATGCATCCTCCTCACCACCAGTCCACCTGA
- the LOC116694292 gene encoding calcium/calmodulin-dependent protein kinase type 1D: MHGLRKQHSVTNSQKSLWRSTEVHYFSFFFFLCASETSVVILRQRLLFSPHPWCEMAKENGESSDGSWKKHVDDIKKIFDFKEVLGTGAFSEVVMAREKATGKMVAIKCIPKKALKGKETSIENEIAVLRKIKHENIVALEDIYESSNHLYLIMQLVSGGELFDRIVEKGFYTEMDASRLIRQVLDAVNYLHSMGIVHRDLKPENLLYFSPHDESKIMISDFGLSKMEGTGDVMATACGTPGYVAPEVLAQKPYSKAVDCWSIGVIAYILLCGYPPFYDENDSKLFEQILKADYEFDAPYWDDISDSAKDFISCLMEKDPEKRFICDQALQHPWIAGDTALCKNIHESVSRQMRKNFAKSKWRQAFNATAVIRHMRRLQLGTSFGSSIHNANSVSNPQSRAPAKSQSVDCAPLSLEDCPPIEPLPSAVKVYNQDSDASSPVREEPSVVAEPPRPRPSTVTVIHTGTK, translated from the exons ATGCATGGGCTAAGGAAGCAACATAGTGTGACAAATAGCCAGAAAAGCCTTTGGCGAAGTACAGAAGTGcactacttttcttttttcttttttttgtgtgcgaGTGAGACGAGTGTGGTGATCCTCCGGCAGcgtctcctcttctctccccaCCCCTGGTGCGAAATGGCGAAAGAAAACGGCGAGTCCAGCGATGGATCTTGGAAAAAGCATGTCGATGATATCAAGAAGATATTTGACTTCAAGGAAGTCCTCGGGAC CGGTGCGTTCTCTGAAGTGGTGATGGCTCGGGAGAAGGCCACAGGAAAGATGGTTGCAATCAAGTGCATCCCGAAAAAAGCGCTGAAGGGAAAGGAGACGAGCATCGAAAATGAAATTGCTGTGCTTAGGAA GATAAAGCATGAGAATATCGTGGCTCTGGAGGACATCTACGAGAGCTCCAACCACCTGTACCTCATAATGCAGCT GGTGTCTGGAGGCGAGCTGTTTGACCGCATCGTAGAGAAAGGTTTCTACACAGAGATGGATGCCAGTCGGCTCATTCGACAGGTTTTGGATGCAGTCAACTATCTGCACTCTATGGGCATAGTGCACAGAGACCTAAAG CCTGAGAACCTGCTGTACTTCAGTCCCCATGATGAATCAAAGATCATGATCAGTGACTTTGGCTTGTCAAAGATGGAGGGAACAGGTGACGTGATGGCCACCGCCTGTGGTACTCCAGGATACGTGG CTCCTGAGGTTTTAGCTCAGAAGCCCTACAGTAAAGCTGTGGACTGCTGGTCTATTGGGGTCATCGCTTATATTCT GCTGTGTGGTTACCCTCCTTTCTATGATGAGAATGATTCAAAGCTCTTTGAGCAGATTCTCAAGGCAGACTATGAGTTTGACGCACCATATTGGGATGACATATCAGACTCCG CCAAAGACTTCATCAGCTGCCTAATGGAAAAGGACCCAGAAAAAAGATTCATATGTGACCAGGCTCTTCAGCACCCTTG GATTGCTGGAGACACTGCTCTCTGCAAGAACATACATGAATCAGTCAGTCGACAGATGCGGAAAAACTTTGCCAAAAGCAAATGGAGG CAAGCTTTTAATGCGACAGCTGTGATCCGCCACATGAGGCGACTGCAGCTGGGCACCAGCTTTGGCAGCAGCATTCACAACGCCAACTCCGTTTCCAACCCTCAGAGTCGTGCTCCAGCCAAGAGCCAGTCTGTGGACTGTGCCCCGCTCTCCCTGGAGGACT GTCCTCCAATAGAACCTTTGCCCTCTGCTGTTAAAGTGTACAATCAGGACTCTGATGCCTCTTCTCCTGTACGAGAGGAACCATCTGTGGTGGCCGAGCCACCGCGGCCACGACCCTCCACTGTTACAGTCATCCACACTGGGACTAAATGA